In the Leishmania panamensis strain MHOM/PA/94/PSC-1 chromosome 30 sequence genome, one interval contains:
- a CDS encoding hypothetical protein (TriTrypDB/GeneDB-style sysID: LpmP.30.3650), which produces MLNSVSTDASSMASAISTDTDIPSIHHGVGKAVYLMWNNQYDCALELLRAKKDKNPRYSLEWANVSLVKSLMSSTNEERENLLDLFKAADSLSTSTKYNNPMFSDEDEDEQTEEEDTTSKHMKGVKKSRKKAFKARKKDAAKCGEYFDQTWKLECDVIYADALLIRSICQLMMNSYIKGGINLRKAWGCYYSLIQQVEQDTENRIPQELKMCIKYGTGTFYAFLALVPANLMKLLSIIGFISDRDLGEQYLTEVFESNTIRSPFAALVLCTLYLFLPTGLGNVDVTLSRARRILETMNARYPNNTYFNGYANFYFRKKGEVIPAVRSITLAAENAEKAGLVPLLIKYLYADTLFMDQQWSEALEQYRKILDHLSNTKEKFAYTGQVVLSVAACYVMLNDDQEAMLWFKKVDSMYNPKSKNDSNSPRFANRVMANPRLLPLSGVYMLYINRDLAHMNQAQGVRVLAELKRVTKGKDLSGPEAENMYNLFAGVIEKGSDNIDAAFVYMNSILDNEKKIPQDSMILPFAYYETGEMEYRRGNMQKAKELFEKGSKIKGDGNETLSNRYNIAMKQLRRAMVERDAQ; this is translated from the coding sequence ATGCTCAACAGTGTTTCTACCGACGCCAGTAGCATGGCGAGCGCCATCAGTACCGACACTGACATACCTAGCATTCACCATGGCGTGGGGAAGGCGGTGTACTTGATGTGGAATAACCAGTATGACTGCGCTCTAGAGCTGTTGCGCGCAAAGAAGGACAAGAACCCGCGCTACTCTCTCGAATGGGCCAACGTCAGCCTTGTCAAGTCCCTGATGAGCTCGACGAACGAGGAGCGCGAGAATCTGCTGGACCTCTTCAAAGCAGCGGATTCCTTGTCGACCTCGACCAAGTACAACAACCCCATGTTCtccgacgaggacgaggacgagcaaaccgaggaggaggacacgaCAAGCAAGCATATGAAAGGGGTGAAGAAAAGCAGGAAGAAGGCCTTCAAGGCCCGCAAAAAGGATGCGGCCAAGTGCGGCGAGTACTTTGACCAGACGTGGAAGCTCGAGTGTGATGTCATCTATGCCGACGCGCTCCTTATCCGCTCCATTTGCCAGCTGATGATGAACTCCTATATCAAGGGGGGCATCAACCTTCGCAAAGCGTGGGGGTGCTACTATTCCCTCATCCAGCAGGTGGAGCAAGACACCGAGAACAGGATTCCGCAGGAGTTGAAGATGTGCATCAAGTACGGCACCGGTACTTTCTACGCCTTTCTGGCACTCGTCCCAGCAAACCTGATGAAGTTGCTCAGCATCATCGGCTTCATCTCTGACCGTGACCTCGGTGAGCAGTACCTGACCGAAGTCTTTGAGAGCAACACGATCCGCTCTCCGTTTGCCGCCCTGGTACTCTGCACCTTATACCTTTTCCTTCCGACAGGCCTCGGCAACGTCGATGTAACCctgtcgcgcgcgcgccgcatTCTGGAGACGATGAACGCGCGCTACCCGAACAACACTTACTTCAATGGCTACGCCAACTTCTACTTCCGCAAAAAGGGCGAGGTGATACCGGCGGTGCGCTCCATCACACTAGCTGCTGAGAATGCCGAGAAAGCCGGccttgtgccgctgctcatcaaGTACCTCTACGCCGACACTCTCTTCATGGACCAGCAGTGGTCcgaggcgctggagcagTACCGCAAGATCCTTGATCACCTGTCAAATACAAAGGAAAAGTTTGCTTACACCGGGCAAGTCGTGCTCTCCGTGGCAGCGTGCTACGTAATGCTGAATGACGACCAGGAAGCCATGCTCTGGTTTAAAAAGGTCGACTCCATGTACAACCCTAAGTCCAAAAATGATTCCAACTCACCGCGGTTCGCGAACCGCGTCATGGCGAACCCACggttgctgccgctctcaGGTGTGTACATGCTCTACATCAACCGTGACCTGGCGCACATGAACCAGGCGCAGGGCGTCCGCGTCCTAGCCGAGCTAAAACGCGTGACGAAGGGCAAGGATTTGAGCGGACCGGAAGCGGAGAACATGTACAACCTCTTTGCTGGTGTCATTGAAAAGGGCAGCGACAACATCGATGCTGCATTTGTCTACATGAACAGCATTTTGGACAACGAAAAGAAGATCCCACAGGATTCGATGATCTTGCCCTTCGCGTACTACGAGACAGGGGAAATGGAGTACCGCCGTGGTAACATGCAGAAAGCAAAGGAGCTGTTTGAGAAGGGGAGCAAGATAAAGGGCGACGGCAACGAAACGCTCTCTAACCGGTACAACATCGCCatgaagcagctgcgacgtGCAATGGTGGAGCGCGACGCGCAGTAG
- a CDS encoding hypothetical protein (TriTrypDB/GeneDB-style sysID: LpmP.30.3660), with translation MNFNQPGGGAEENLKYPSRSKQDEVSYEVSMGDGYTTEMVTDPNAATPEQTQAENETAATQSNGYDHGMYYDPSSYLHYYYQADDGNYYYYTNPQEDESNTMPQGLNVPGMQTAENLVRSYEYASYDPPTYNWFVDIVVDTFLSKPFLVYLTILLYCAAAFMGALGLNYTFAILYRLFVPPIPNANKVLQPFAYFALFFYISFVIVTVLCVLMDMVRNLWMFKRDDVIFWGMSHRYFSKRKPPYVVLLLIILVVVFLPLLWGIIEAGVKRQSLVYVAQRYAFVAVLAATFLVVICYLWFYWRALVYKWLSIRKRAERDDFELRRRAYKHKPEKMKKVHWYHASTVLEEFGMDRDTLLYNSVVFTIGCVPLFAVYAAQALSTFPGTPSLAWPAIASISLTCVYVLSWLTVLRRKNQWAIYASLALIVVMLILGLGGGAIGGRPATAGIVAAFFIAAHGMISRKRKHSFTKKELHATLKLPYNALADEKPQGCRIDTYLFCCRSLFLDYMKCCDVKKHFGYRHPDVVEAERRFMISHVALRTDQKALLVWWVIVMLAVAFVVALSRSTQYRFTTQIAIAANTSVTGITPFIPLCEKVFNANGSAPLRMLDLALLAALSHTQGNTGDADFATWFSSKPSLLRMFPAVMPYAPSFAVDETNISFSDYVDVSSRFHVITLNSNNRGLSLFRDLDDWGESIALQAAGAISPLINIWDEQSRGTFVQRARFLKNWLPPSTALDTVKAYIAALNSSGVSSGILIVGDQFSGGYAKKLSAELNLPFVAFNPPGTKYINNFLANGTQLSATRSLWSYVDSLEDTTDTTYFLCNVSLSSNRCGRISTVVDYLLRTCGDPAGRSMNQV, from the coding sequence ATGAATTTCAATCAACccggaggaggtgctgaagagAACCTTAAATACCCCAGTCGTTCAAAGCAGGATGAAGTGTCCTACGAAGTATCGATGGGAGACGGCTACACGACTGAGATGGTGACGGACCCGAACGCTGCCACCCCCGAGCAGACGCAGGCGGAGAACGAAACGGCGGCCACGCAGTCGAACGGGTACGACCACGGCATGTACTACGATCCGTCCTCCTATCTGCACTACTACTACCAGGCCGACGATGGCAACTACTATTACTACACAAACCCACAAGAGGACGAGTCGAACACTATGCCGCAAGGCCTCAACGTCCCCGGGATGCAGACAGCTGAGAATCTTGTCCGATCCTACGAGTACGCGTCGTATGATCCACCAACGTACAACTGGTTCGTTGACATCGTAGTGGACACATTCTTATCAAAACCCTTTCTTGTCTATCTCACGATATTGCTCTACTGCGCCGCAGCATTTATGGGAGCACTCGGACTAAACTACACGTTTGCGATTCTGTATCGCCTGTTCGTCCCACCGATCCCCAACGCCAACAAGGTTCTGCAGCCTTTTGCGTACTTTGCTCTATTCTTCTACATCAGTTTCGTGATTGTCACAGTGCTCTGCGTGCTGATGGACATGGTGCGCAACCTATGGATGTTCAAACGTGACGACGTTATTTTTTGGGGTATGTCGCACCGGTACTTTTCCAAGCGCAAGCCGCCCTACGTTGTGCTGCTCCTCATCATTCTTGTCGTTGTCTTTCTGCCGCTTCTGTGGGGGATCATTGAAGCTGGGGTCAAGAGGCAGTCGCTTGTGTACGTTGCACAGCGCTACGCGTTCGTGGCCGTGTTGGCGGCAACGTTCCTGGTTGTCATCTGCTACCTTTGGTTCTACTGGAGGGCGCTGGTGTACAAGTGGTTATCCATCAGGAAGCGAGCCGAGCGCGACGACTTTGAGCTTCGCCGGCGTGCGTACAAGCACAAACCCGAAAAGATGAAAAAGGTACACTGGTATCATGCATCTACAGTGCTGGAGGAGTTTGGCATGGATAGAGACACGCTGCTGTACAACTCTGTAGTCTTTACCATCGGCTGCGTACCGCTGTTTGCCGTGtacgcggcgcaggcgctgagCACCTTTCCCGGCACTCCATCGTTGGCCTGGCCAGCAATCGCGTCGATTTCGCTGACCTGCGTGTACGTCCTCTCATGGCTCACGGTACTACGACGCAAGAACCAATGGGCCATCTACGCATCATTGGCGCTCATTGTGGTCATGCTTATTCTCGGTcttggtggcggtgccatcGGCGGCCGCCCAGCGACGGCGGGCATCGTCGCCGCTTTCTTCATTGCAGCGCACGGAATGATATCTCGCAAGCGCAAGCACTCATTCACCAAAAAGGAACTGCACGCGACTTTGAAGTTGCCATACAATGCATTGGCAGACGAGAAGCCCCAGGGATGTCGGATCGACACATatctcttctgctgccgcagtctCTTTCTCGACTACATGAAGTGCTGCGATGTCAAGAAGCACTTTGGCTACCGCCACCCCGACGTTGTGGAAGCGGAGAGGCGCTTTATGATTAGCCACGTTGCACTCCGCACGGATCAGAAGGCGTTACTCGTCTGGTGGGTCATAGTGATGCTCGCGGTGGCATTTGTAGTGGCACTCTCGAGGAGCACCCAATATCGGTTCACCACACAAATTGCAATCGCAGCGAACACGTCTGTCACGGGGATCACCCCGTTCATCCCACTCTGTGAGAAGGTGTTCAATGCCAACGGTAGCGCACCGCTGAGGATGCTGGACTTGGCCCTTctagcagcgctgtcgcatACACAAGGCAACACCGGCGACGCCGACTTCGCCACGTGGTTCTCTAGCAAgccttcgctgctgcgcatgttCCCGGCGGTGATGCCGTACGCGCCGAGCTTTGCCGTGGATGAGACGAACATTTCCTTCTCCGACTACGTTGACGTGTCTAGCAGGTTCCACGTGATCACGCTGAATTCTAACAACAGGGGGCTGTCGCTCTTTCGTGACTTAGACGACTGGGGTGAGTCCATTGCCCTTCAGGCCGCTGGCGCCATTTCCCCCCTGATTAACATATGGGACGAACAGAGCAGGGGTACATTTGTACAGAGGGCACGCTTTCTCAAGAATTGGCTTCCGCCGTCCACCGCTCTGGACACTGTGAAGGCGTACATAGCTGCGCTCAACAGCTCCGGTGTCTCCAGCGGCATTTTGATCGTCGGGGACCAGTTCAGCGGCGGCTACGCGAAGAAGCTCTCCGCCGAGCTGAATTTGCCCTTCGTCGCCTTCAACCCACCAGGCACGAAGTACATAAACAACTTCTTGGCAAACGGTACGCAACTCAGTGCGACGCGGAGTCTGTGGTCCTACGTGGACTCACTGGAAGACACCACCGACACAACCTACTTTTTGTGCAacgtctctctttcgtccAACCGCTGCGGCCGGATCAGCACTGTTGTCGACTATTTGTTGAGGACCTGCGGTGACCCTGCAGGACGTTCGATGAATCAAGTCTAG
- a CDS encoding ribosomal P protein AGP2beta-1, putative (TriTrypDB/GeneDB-style sysID: LpmP.30.3700), translating into MALQENKDSYNIKALSLSEFVLQCSDCHRLCLEKTARVLENRSRAPRGWEGLFSSVAEQRRFEDLDLCESRCHNVQAVCPSNDKVREYEQALAAASLKPKNITPPNPSLLQAASRCQHAVEVFSNVLFALAHKPSKVSFPIKDPAKGEGKGSEPHDGAPTETHRKVLAGATNMNSEILRRGRKGHQDQLIPREEDIASSTDSDWATHTPTSAPGLSGTTPKW; encoded by the coding sequence ATGGCTCTTCAAGAGAACAAAGACTCCTACAATATTAAAGCGCTCTCCCTGTCGGAGTTTGTGCTGCAGTGTTCTGATTGTCACCGTCTTTGCCTCGAAAAGACCGCCCGCGTTTTGGAAAATAGAAGTCGCGCCCCACGGGGGTGGGAGGGCCTCTTCAGCTCCGTCGCCGAACAGCGACGGTTCGAGGACTTGGACCTCTGTGAGTCAAGGTGCCATAACGTGCAGGCTGTGTGCCCGTCAAACGACAAGGTCCGAGAGTACGAGCAGGCgctcgcagcggcgtcactcAAGCCGAAGAACATTACGCCGCCAAACCCGTCGCTGCTACAGGCGGCTTCGAGGTGCCAGCACGCGGTCGAAGTCTTCTCAAACGTCTTGTTTGCCTTGGCGCATAAGCCCAGCAAGGTTTCCTTCCCAATAAAGGATCCGGCAAAGGGGGAAGGCAAGGGCAGCGAACCCCACGATGGAGCGCcaacagagacgcacaggaAGGTGCTTGCAGGGGCTACGAACATGAACAGCGAGATCCTTCGCCGCGGGAGAAAGGGTCATCAGGACCAGTTGATCCCCAGAGAAGAGGACATTGCCTCTTCGACGGACTCCGACTGGGCGACTCACACACCGACAAGTGCACCTGGGTTGAGTGGCACGACGCCAAAGTGGTGA
- a CDS encoding CPSF-domain protein, putative (TriTrypDB/GeneDB-style sysID: LpmP.30.3670), with the protein MYVVSTSRPSTAAFGAAVGRFCGGGTTYVALNRGTLLSVYACRQGNSGIDHVQDFHMHCTLKYVRAVLVVEGTAPQKSSRHLLFLCTYKQEILLAALETSPDLSGGAPPLRMTTLFQSEPTDCLYQYDPSEVELCSCSSAVSGAGAQPPFVAFALTRGELFLFDVFAALARDAVKRKQNGHLARLFSPELVAHVARRARADIFSHCYMDCSEYDVKDISFGSPSPWLKGQTHGATQRPSAMGARGDSASASISLYVLYGDPYGKVHIAEYEVAFSAVTEMEVAGDRKGLGSSIRQPLTPPPSSVEFALLGRRVRRCGLLQPNVDPTAAHIVASRHGLFVVGNHLVTLIHQVRPRKGVYSREIPSRQAILDVSCASVSADASELVIGFRDGILARVTVISRGMSGEDPVLEFRFLPHPTPTTPTEIVTLQGDLCLLCSRFDSSFTVRLDEASCEEVLHNCGPVLDMSTHQSGAQCSVVAATGIHRGGGVSVLRSAVMLREQASIPLRCHPQRVLCGGGLMCITMTAAANRFFLVSARALTLEELGPHVFPAIVSHHLLVELGLGAAAGTLVLISVRGIAWLRLLGSRCEVVSQLPRQAGDPDILFAAVRHGLTAVCDGTIVTVYRGQEVVCTVPSLADVAVSAVSLVSSALLVVGQWNGVVALYEVGCRHAEVVGRLLLDAVPRSVASALPQLSPSPVVDESALPTIYIGTHHGFLVETTIAQLRDGEARRSVFVAPHPLELLELGGPHAGLLCLGNVPLVVLCGAGGGVQLTGLHVMGVSAAATVEADLQCYAFYSKLDGRLHIGSLEALEKTSRTFLPLGETVTQLHETAAWGGYAVAVRKVEGDEVLFLPSSVIQSPWTADLGLWRTAAVPLLENERCVFLQTVRLDGSEGGGPGERCGEQIDVPANTSAGVSEEDWQHLLLVGSSFTFPDEQRARSGRVMWFALDEERQGQRLRLIASKDIGGALQCCAEVPYYKGRIALGVNGCVCLYKWNTEDQTFVAEERCRVGLTVTRLIPLYNTALAASVLVALDVRHSAFLIEVDLLQGSLKVLCREANLRGVMDGYVGSDAENLCLFDDNLNFTALKVVPLPVQPGDGDAAAAASGPPQCRFEVRAQYHVGDLVTCVRPGSFAATSLMKAPTPSSSTPSPLLLPGIAGPQLVFATAHGGFGVVTPLHAATYLVLRALEASLERTLTPLGGLSHQAFREVLHAGQERGVSYLASKVGCALTRERLRRYESLNTVDGDMVEQFLRLSLHEKRHVCRVTTDVFLHAFAQCVNDSGTFVAPPAHQEQCRQSAPGTTMQPFSQYPKDTIAQAKLFLEKGSLPLPPFAVEALEQLVVNLQRVH; encoded by the coding sequence ATGTACGTTGTGTCGACATCGCGCCCGTCCACGGCGGCgtttggcgctgctgttggaCGCTTCTGTGGCGGCGGGACGACCTACGTTGCGCTGAATCGTGGCACGCTGCTCTCCGTCTACGCCTGCCGCCAGGGCAACTCTGGGATTGACCACGTCCAAGACTTTCACATGCATTGCACATTGAAATATGTGCGTGCCGTGCTTGTCGTAGAGGGCACTGCACCGCAGAAATCCTCacgtcacctcctcttcctttgcACCTACAAACAGGAGATTCTCCTCGCAGCCCTCGAGACGTCCCCGGACCTGagcggcggtgcaccaccgctgcggatGACAACGCTGTTCCAAAGCGAGCCCACGGACTGCTTGTACCAGTACGACCCCAGCGAGGTTgagctgtgcagctgctcgagtgCGGTCAGTGGGGCAGGCGCACAGCCTCCGTTTGTCGCTTTTGCCCTGACTCGTGGCgagctcttcctctttgaCGTCTTTGCCGCCCTCGCCCGCGACGCGGTCAAGCGCAAGCAAAATGGGCATCTGGCGCGCCTGTTTTCGCCGGAGCTGGTGGCCCACGTCGCTCGCCGTGCGAGAGCCGATATCTTCTCCCACTGCTACATGGACTGCTCAGAGTACGACGTGAAGGACATCTCGTTCGGGTCCCCGTCACCATGGCTGAAGGGGCAGACCCACGGAGCCACACAGCGGCCCAGCGCGATGGGTGCGAGGGGCGACAGTGCATCCGCGTCCATCTCGCTGTACGTGCTCTACGGAGACCCGTACGGCAAGGTGCACATAGCGGAGTATGAAGTTGCCTTCTCGGCTGTCacagagatggaggtggcgggCGACAGGAAGGGCTTGGGCAGCTCGATCCGTCAGCCGCTTACTCCCCCGCCTTCTTCTGTCGAGTTTGCTTTGCTTGGTCGGCGAGTGCGTCGTTGCGGATTGTTGCAGCCGAACGTCGATCCTACGGCAGCGCACATTGTCGCCAGTCGCCACGGGCTCTTCGTTGTGGGTAATCACCTTGTCACCCTTATCCACCAAGTGCGGCCGCGCAAAGGTGTCTATTCGCGCGAGATCCCGTCGCGGCAGGCAATCCTCGACGTGAGCTGCGCGTCAGTGTCCGCTGACGCGTCCGAGTTGGTAATTGGGTTCCGTGACGGTATCCTCGCCCGAGTTACGGTCATCTCCAGGGGCATGAGCGGTGAAGATCCTGTGTTGGAATTTCGCTTTCTGCCTCATCCTACGCCGACGACTCCGACGGAGATCGTCACGCTGCAGGGAGACCTTTGCTTACTCTGCTCCCGATTCGACAGCAGTTTCACGGTGCGGCTCGATGAGGCGTCGTGCGAGGAAGTGCTGCACAACTGCGGGCCAGTGCTAGATATGTCCACGCACCAAAGCGGCGCCCAATGTAGCGTCGTGGCGGCCACCGGCAttcaccgcggcggcggcgtcagcgtGCTGCGAAGCGCTGTAATGCTTCGGGAGCAAGCAAGCATTCCTCTTCGTTGCCACCCGCAGCGTGTCCTTTGCGGCGGAGGGCTAATGTGCATCACgatgacagcagcagcaaaccgTTTCTTCCTTGTCTCGGCGCGCGCACTCACACTGGAAGAGCTTGGACCTCACGTGTTCCCGGCGATCGTCTCGCACCATCTCCTCGTCGAGCTCGGACTtggtgcggcggccggcacgTTGGTGCTCATTTCCGTCCGTGGCATTGCCTGGTTGCGATTGTTGGGGTCTCGATGCGAAGTGGTGTCGCAGCTACCCCGCCAAGCGGGAGACCCAGACATCCTTTTTGCGGCGGTTCGGCACGGCTTGACAGCCGTGTGCGACGGGACCATCGTGACCGTGTATCGTGGACAGGAAGTAGTGTGTACGGTTCCGTCACTTGCCGACGTCGCCGTTTCAGCGGTGTCGCTCGTGAGCTCTGCACTGCTGGTGGTTGGCCAGTGGAATGGCGTTGTCGCCTTGTACGAAGTAGGATGCCGTCACGCAGAGGTGGTCGGGCGACTTTTACTAGACGCCGTGCCCCGCTCTGTCGCGTCGGCGTTACCGCAgctgtcgccgtcgccagtGGTGGACGAGAGTGCGTTGCCGACCATCTACATCGGTACCCACCACGGTTTTCTGGTCGAGACCACGATTGCACAGCTGCGTGATGGTGAGGCCCGCCGCTCAGTGTTTGTTGCCCCGCACCCGCTCGAGCTCCTGGAGCTTGGAGGACCGCACGCGGGGCTGCTGTGCCTCGGCAACGTCCCGCTCGTTGTGTTgtgtggcgctggtggcggtgtaCAGCTGACTGGGCTACACGTGATGGGCGtgtccgccgccgcaacaGTGGAGGCAGATTTGCAGTGCTACGCCTTTTACTCCAAGCTAGACGGCCGTCTTCACATCGGCTCTCTTGAGGCGCTCGAGAAGACGTCGCGAACGTTTTTGCCACTAGGCGAAACCGTCACGCAGCTGCATGAAACCGCTGCCTGGGGTGGCTACGCGGTGGCTGTGCGCAAGGTGGAGGGGGATGAAGTTCTTTTTCTTCCGTCGAGTGTCATACAGTCCCCGTGGACCGCTGACCTAGGCTTGTGGCGGACGGCCGCTGTACCGCTCCTCGAGAACGAGCGCTGCGTCTTTCTTCAGACGGTGCGACTGGATGGCTCAGAGGGTGGCGGGCCtggagagaggtgtggtGAGCAAATCGACGTGCCGGCGAACACTAGTGCTGGtgtgagcgaggaggactgGCAGCACCTGCTTCTCGTCGGCTCCTCCTTCACATTTCCAgatgagcagcgcgcgcgctctgGAAGGGTTATGTGGTTTGCTCTGGATGAGGAGCGCCAAGGCCAACGGCTGCGCCTCATCGCCAGCAAGGACATTGGCGGTGCGTTGCAGTGCTGCGCGGAGGTGCCGTACTATAAGGGCCGTATTGCGCTTGGCGTGAACGGCTGTGTTTGTTTGTACAAGTGGAACACGGAGGATCAAACCTTTGTGGCTGAGGAGCGCTGCCGTGTCGGACTCACGGTGACGAGGCTGATTCCGCTCTACAACACAGCCCTGGCCGCCTCGGTGCTCGTCGCGCTGGACGTGCGGCACAGCGCTTTCCTCATAGAAGTGGATCTGCTGCAGGGAAGCCTCAAGGTGCTTTGCCGCGAGGCAAACCTGCGCGGCGTGATGGACGGCTACGTCGGCTCTGACGCCGAGAATCTCTGCCTCTTTGACGATAACCTCAACTTTACGGCGTTGAAAGTGGTACCTTTGCCTGTTCAGCCAGGAgacggcgatgctgctgcggcggccagcGGGCCGCCGCAGTGTCGCTTTGAAGTGCGAGCACAATACCACGTGGGCGACCTAGTGACGTGCGTGCGGCCAGGCAGCTTTGCCGCCACGTCGCTGATGAAGGCACCGACGCCATCCTCCTCGACGCCGAGCCCACTGCTTTTGCCAGGCATCGCCGGCCCGCAGTTGGTGTTTGCTACTGCGCACGGTGGCTTTGGTGTGGTAACGCCACTGCACGCGGCCACATACCTTGTCCTGCGGGCGCTAGAGGCGTCACTGGAGCGCACGTTGACCCCGCTGGGGGGTCTCTCGCACCAGGCCTTCCGGGAGGTCTTGCACGCTGGCCAGGAGCGAGGGGTAAGCTACCTTGCGTCCAAGGTGGGGTGCGCGCTGACGCGGGAGCGCCTGCGTCGGTATGAGTCGCTCAACACCGTGGATGGTGACATGGTAGAGCAGTTTCTGCGCCTCTCGCTGCACGAGAAGCGACACGTATGCCGGGTCACCACGGATGTGTTTCTCCATGCCTTCGCCCAGTGCGTTAATGACTCCGGAACTTTTGTtgcaccgccagcgcatcAGGAGCAATGCAGACAGAGCGCGCCCGGTACCACCATGCAACCCTTTTCGCAGTACCCTAAGGACACCATTGCCCAGGCCAAGCTCTTCTTGGAAAAGGGCAGCCTTCCGCTTCCCCCGTTTGCGGTCGAGGCGCTAGAGCAGCTCGTTGTGAACCTCCAGCGGGTGCACTAG
- the LIP2 gene encoding 60S acidic ribosomal protein P2, putative (TriTrypDB/GeneDB-style sysID: LpmP.30.3690): protein MQYLAAYALVALSGKTPCKADVQAVLKAAGVAVDLCRVDALFQELEGKSFDGLMTEGRSKLVGSGSAAPAAAASTAGAAVATAADAKKEASEEEADDDMGFGLFD from the coding sequence ATGCAGTACCTTGCCGCGTACGCCCTCGTGGCCCTCTCTGGCAAGACGCCGTGCAAGGCCGACGTTCAGGCTGTCCTGAAGGCCGCCGGTGTTGCCGTTGATTTGTGCCGCGTGGATGCGCTCTTCCAGGAGCTGGAGGGCAAGAGCTTCGATGGGCTAATGACTGAGGGTCGCTCGAAGCTGGTGGGGTCTGGCTCTGCCGCtccggctgccgcggcctctactgccggcgccgccgtcgccacggctgccgatgcgaagaaggaggcgtcggaggaggaggccgacgATGACATGGGCTTTGGTCTGTTCGACTGA
- the LIP1 gene encoding 60S acidic ribosomal protein P2, putative (TriTrypDB/GeneDB-style sysID: LpmP.30.3680), translating into MQYLAAYALVALSGKTPCKADVQAVLKAAGVAVDLCRVDALFQELEGKSFDGLMTEGRSKLVGSGSAAPAAAASTAGAAVATAADAKKEASEEEADDDMGFGLFD; encoded by the coding sequence ATGCAGTACCTTGCCGCGTACGCCCTCGTGGCCCTCTCTGGCAAGACGCCGTGCAAGGCCGACGTTCAGGCTGTCCTGAAGGCCGCCGGTGTTGCCGTTGATTTGTGCCGCGTGGATGCGCTCTTCCAGGAGCTGGAGGGCAAGAGCTTCGATGGGCTAATGACTGAGGGTCGCTCGAAGCTGGTGGGGTCTGGCTCTGCCGCtccggctgccgcggcctctactgccggcgccgccgtcgccacggctgccgatgcgaagaaggaggcgtcggaggaggaggccgacgATGACATGGGCTTTGGTCTGTTCGACTAA